In Vulpes lagopus strain Blue_001 chromosome 1, ASM1834538v1, whole genome shotgun sequence, a genomic segment contains:
- the LOC121490077 gene encoding cytochrome c oxidase subunit NDUFA4 translates to MLRQIIGQAKKHPSLIPLFIFIGAGGTGAALYVLRLALFNPDVSWDRKNNPEPWNKLGPNDQYKFYSVNVDYSKLKKEGPDF, encoded by the coding sequence ATGTTACGCCAGATCATCGGTCAGGCCAAGAAGCATCCGAGCTTGATCCCCCTCTTCATATTTATTGGGGCAGGAGGTACTGGAGCAGCACTCTATGTGTTGCGCTTGGCATTGTTCAATCCTGATGTTAGTTGGGATAGGAAGAATAACCCAGAACCTTGGAACAAACTGGGTCCCAATGATCAATACAAGTTCTACTCAGTGAATGTAGATTACAGCAAACTGAAGAAAGAAGGTCCAGACTTCTAA